From the Verrucomicrobiota bacterium genome, one window contains:
- a CDS encoding sel1 repeat family protein, translating to MNSRSRILSIWRSCVVAVGFVLGGAMVGQSPPAERPEWEAWVAEGVVLFQQGSFEDAFQLFKKAAEKGSAEGQSRLGYCYSNGKGIGVDDTKATEWYRKAAEQGLAKAQHNLGLRYATGRGVVPDPAAATSWLEKSAQQGYPAAAHELAHRYEHGLGVAANLASAKRWLEVAAGKGWGEAQADLADWYMLGKLGSRDDLAAVHWLRAAATQGLARAQNNLGVSLLSGRGTLRDPVEACRWFRAAALQDHPEGANNFAACLIEGRGVEKDLGEAVAWLEKAAKLGVAAAQSKLALFYLEGLAVEKDPRKAFELYRRAAEQGFAKAQHNLGTCYFQGLGVDRNLAEAARWFEKAAEQGDADSQLTLAVCYEKGHGVEIDSERSWHWYLKAAEAGSNPAQLHVGKVRARKSSKYYDPAAARMWLDRARQGGSAAAGAFLARLLLAGEGGSTDAETAVKRLEECAAEFPPALIWLGHCWANGTGVIRDLEKAKARYRQAAEAGYPRAQARLAALLLKEGAPSDRAYALELLEAAAVLDEPEALRQLALEAEGKDPAKHRELLIRASEAGDVEASFRWAKLALRGNVSNSQREDALEKFEYAALGGHLQAAEQARSLKRRMQADTVAEIAARARRKWEAIEASEWD from the coding sequence TTGAACTCGAGATCAAGGATTCTTTCGATCTGGCGTTCCTGCGTTGTGGCCGTGGGGTTCGTGCTTGGGGGCGCCATGGTTGGGCAATCGCCTCCGGCGGAGCGTCCAGAATGGGAAGCCTGGGTGGCGGAGGGGGTCGTGTTGTTTCAGCAAGGTTCTTTCGAGGATGCGTTCCAATTGTTCAAGAAAGCGGCGGAGAAGGGCTCGGCGGAAGGGCAATCGCGCTTAGGCTATTGTTATTCGAACGGGAAAGGGATCGGGGTGGACGACACGAAGGCGACGGAGTGGTATCGCAAGGCTGCCGAGCAAGGGTTGGCGAAGGCGCAGCACAATCTGGGGTTGAGATATGCGACGGGACGCGGGGTTGTTCCGGATCCTGCGGCTGCAACCTCGTGGCTTGAGAAGTCGGCCCAGCAGGGATACCCGGCCGCGGCGCATGAATTGGCTCATCGTTACGAGCATGGTTTGGGGGTTGCTGCGAATCTTGCGTCGGCGAAGCGCTGGCTGGAGGTGGCGGCGGGGAAAGGCTGGGGGGAGGCCCAGGCGGATCTGGCGGACTGGTATATGCTCGGCAAGCTTGGAAGCCGTGACGATCTGGCGGCGGTTCACTGGTTGAGGGCGGCGGCAACGCAAGGCTTGGCCCGTGCGCAAAACAATTTGGGCGTCAGTTTGCTGAGCGGGCGTGGCACCCTTCGGGATCCGGTGGAAGCTTGCCGTTGGTTTCGAGCGGCGGCACTGCAGGATCATCCTGAGGGCGCGAACAATTTCGCCGCGTGTTTGATTGAAGGCAGAGGTGTGGAGAAGGATTTGGGGGAAGCGGTGGCCTGGCTGGAGAAAGCGGCCAAGCTGGGGGTGGCGGCGGCGCAGTCGAAGCTGGCGCTTTTCTATCTGGAAGGACTGGCCGTGGAGAAGGATCCGCGGAAGGCCTTCGAACTTTATCGCCGCGCGGCCGAACAGGGTTTTGCCAAAGCACAGCATAATTTGGGGACCTGCTATTTCCAAGGGTTGGGCGTCGATCGGAATCTGGCGGAAGCTGCCCGTTGGTTTGAGAAGGCTGCAGAACAAGGCGACGCTGACTCTCAGTTGACGCTGGCGGTGTGTTATGAAAAGGGACACGGGGTCGAGATCGACTCGGAACGGTCCTGGCACTGGTACCTCAAAGCGGCGGAGGCCGGATCCAACCCGGCGCAGCTCCATGTCGGCAAGGTGAGGGCGCGCAAGAGCTCCAAATACTATGATCCGGCGGCGGCAAGAATGTGGCTGGACCGGGCGCGTCAAGGTGGCTCGGCGGCGGCTGGAGCGTTCCTGGCAAGACTGCTGCTGGCCGGGGAGGGAGGGTCCACGGATGCGGAGACCGCCGTGAAGCGTCTTGAGGAATGCGCGGCCGAGTTTCCTCCGGCTCTCATCTGGCTGGGACATTGCTGGGCGAACGGAACGGGCGTGATTCGTGACCTTGAGAAGGCCAAGGCTCGTTACCGTCAAGCGGCCGAGGCGGGATATCCCCGGGCTCAGGCGCGATTGGCCGCTTTGTTGTTGAAGGAAGGGGCCCCTTCGGATCGCGCTTACGCCCTGGAGTTACTCGAGGCCGCGGCGGTTCTGGATGAGCCCGAGGCATTGCGACAACTCGCACTCGAAGCCGAGGGGAAGGATCCGGCGAAACATCGCGAATTGCTGATTCGCGCGTCGGAGGCGGGCGATGTGGAAGCCTCCTTCCGATGGGCCAAGCTGGCCTTGCGAGGAAATGTTTCGAATTCGCAGCGCGAGGATGCGTTGGAGAAATTCGAATACGCCGCATTGGGCGGGCACCTGCAAGCGGCTGAGCAGGCGCGATCGCTCAAGCGTCGGATGCAGGCCGATACCGTGGCCGAGATTGCCGCAAGAGCTCGGCGAAAGTGGGAGGCGATTGAGGCTTCCGAGTGGGATTGA